Within the Salarias fasciatus chromosome 2, fSalaFa1.1, whole genome shotgun sequence genome, the region TAAGACATGATGAAGAAAAGCCACGGCTTGTCAATTATAGCATTCATCATTTGGTTACTGTTGATTTAGTATCCCTTACTGCTGGTTCTGCAATGACAGTACTTCCTTCAATACCAGAGAACAACTGGAGGCCTAATAATTAACCTGTAGTACTGAAGCTGCAAATTTGGCTTCAACACTTAATTGAACCTGATCAGTTACACTATTAACTCACTGAACTGTGTATTCACAGAGATCCCTGTAATTATGCTGTAGTTTCTGTTACGCTGACAATATTAATCCAGCCTGCCAGTGCTTCCAcagtggagaaaacaaaactaaGTATAGCGACCACACTGGTGAAATCGTAGGGTGTTGAAAAGCAAATTAACACAGCTTATCCCAACTAAGACAGGGCAAAAGGCAGGTTACACTATTGACAGGTCATCCATCAAGCACGTTGCAGCACCTGTCCACACATTCACACGAGTGACCCATTTAGAGTCAACAGCAAAGCTAACAAGTCttttgtggggggaaaaagcaGGGGAATTTGTAGAAAACCTGCACGACCACAAAGAGAGGCCCAGGCAGCCAGCAGATTCAAACCAGGAACATTCTTGTGAGACAGCGGTGCTCACCACAGCAACACTGTCCTGTACCAAGTCAACAAGTAACAGATAACATAAACATTACACAGCATTCACTTCAGTCTGTTGTGGTCACAATCTCACTTCAGATGAGACACACCAGTCCAGCATTCATGCCAATGGATCAAGTTAGTTTTAGTGAAACCGATTTAAGCATCAGGAATCAACAGGCAAAGGACAAAGTGCTTCATTTAAAGCAAGTCTGACATTTTGTCACGTAGGAAAGGGGACATATGTTGTTACAAGTGCACTATTCTGTACTAATCCACAATTATACTCCAATATGTTCGTGCTGGCTTTGCATGATTTAATGAGAGGAGTGACCTTCACAGCATCACCATCCTTAACCAGAGCTCATCATGGCCTGTGTCCAGCCCGGTCAAGTCCAGCCTCTGGCTCTGATGTGGCTCTCAGCTGAGAGCAGGACGGGGTTCAGTGAGCTGGTGATGATATCAGATTAGCATGGCCCGAGGACTCGACATCTCATTGTGATGTAGCAGAGTTATAAAACACAGCAAAGGGTGGTCAAAACTATGACGAAGCAGCCACTGAACTGAAAATGTCAGGAGTATGAGATCAGCCTCTTGAGGAGGGCAAAGGATGCGAAAGATGTGCTTCTGGAGAGCACGCCAGTAACACACATGTTGCTCTACCTTTTTCACGGTGGTGAAAGAGAGATAAGGGTTCAAACAACCTGTTTATGCTTTGGCATGCTCCAGACATTAAATATGACAATCCAGTGTAGGCATGGCTCTTGATACACTGACAAGCTTTAACTTGCCTCTGACGTGCCAAATGAATTAAGACAGAGGTGAAATCAACAGCAGTCACGTCTGCACCTGTGCTTCTGGCAGAACTGTCACAGGTTTGAAGACCTGGGCGAACTGGATCCGGAGAAATGTCATTTTATTCTGTCTGGATGTTCACGATCGAAGGTCTGAAGGTGAACTCCGACAGTCGGGGGTCTTAAACGGGTCAATTTTGTAAGTCCTgctctggaacacacacacacacacacacacacacacacacacacacacacacacacacacacacacacacacacacacacacacacacacacacacacacacacacacacacacacacacacacacacacggaggtaTGAAGTCACCGTGTATGACACACCGTGGCCGCAGCAGCCCTGCCACTCGGTGCTGAAACACCGAAAAAAACCTCCGCTTCATGCAGCCGAAGTTAAGCTGACATATCCCCCGTTTCAATCCACCTCACATCTGGCAGGCTGTAAAGTTGCCCGGGCCTACACTGCCTGTCCGTTTTCGTTTTTGTCGGCAGCAATGCGGTAGTCTGCTCGGGCCGCCGGGGCTGAACTGGGAGCTCTGACGGACCACCGGAcggcgggaggcggcggcggcagcggcgacCAGCCAGACCTACCTTCTCCCTTCGCCGCTCCCAGGGCACTCCCATGCATCGAAAAACACCGGCAAAACACTCCCCGCGTCTTTCAGGCACAACCGGGACTCGGGAAAGTTGAGGGAAGCGAGCGGCCCCGGCTTGTCACGACTGATAGAGCCTCCCGTAGTTTCCTAAGCTAACTCCAGCGGTAGCACGGAGGAGGACGGCTGGTGCGGAGGAAGGGAACGTCACAACAAGCCCGGACCCAGCGCCCAGTGACGTCACCGCGTAGGCTCTGCGTGGGCGTGAAGTTTTTATTACTGTGCAGAAAGTGAACTTTATCGAGGAGTGTCATCAACAGACATATGGTCATGTTAAACAACATTACATTCTGAAGAAATGAGAGATGCTACTCAAACAGAAATGCATGTGATTTATTCAAGATACACTGATTGAAATCCCTGATtttattgctaaaaaaaaaaaaaggaaaacagaggtACACTTAATCTGAGTATAGCATGTATTCTCTGGCAACAGCTTTTGTTATTTTGGGAATTTGTGGGATTTTTGATTGTCCTCAGCTGCTTTCTTGTCGATGAACTTAATTATTCATATGTCATTTCATTGGTATatgcacacagaaaagaaaaagaaagaaatcttccttatcagttaaaaaaaagagttttttgaAAATTACCAGAAATGATTGCCTAAAAATGTCTAATAAAATGCATAGAAACCAGCAGTTCCACCAGTATTGATGAATAGATACATGCATAAATATTGCTGCAAACAAACATTGTACTATGTCCTtatcaatgaaaaacacaaactcacaaTCTGCATTAGAACATTTTCAGTTGATTTCAGATCTATTTAAAAAGCagtgatcgtgtgtgtgtgtgtgtgtgtgtgtgtgtgtgtgtgtgtgtgtgtgtgtgtgtgtgtgtgtccatgaatTTTCCTCTTAGTTTATGGAAAGAAGCTGTTGGGCCTTCATCTGATGCTTTAGTACTTCTTTCCAGAGAAAGGTGGTGGGAGACATGGTGGAGATGGCTTCTCTTCTATCTGATGCAAGTCTACTGATGCATCTCCAATAAGAATGAACCTGATAACATTCTTCATAACGCTTCACTATAAACAACTTGGTTCACTGGCAACAACGAGACAACCTCAGAACAGGAATGGTGTTTCTAACTAAGACAAGTAACATGTTTCCTTGTTATATTTTATGAcccatttttttgtttggggtAATTCTGGTGAAATATTTCTCCCTCTAAAAGCCTCAAGCATAAAAGCACTTTTCTAAAGATTTGCCTTTTGTGTTCAGGAAACAATATTTATTATATGCAGGGTGGCAACTGATGTACTAAGAATTGAGCTATTGCACTGTACAATATTTAACAGAAGAAGATTTACATTTCACAGTCACCAGTGATTGTGTTATGTGTTTTCAACTTAAACAAAATCATTATTGAACCATGACATCAAAAACGGCTTTCTATAAGTGAATGCATTAAGCTTCATGTAAGTGAAAAAGCAGAAAGGAGAGACATCTTTACACTTTAAATAGGAAGTTTTGTTTATTGATTGATAGTGCCCGTTTATGTatacatgaaaatataaaatctaATTATCAATGAAGATAAAAACCATATCATCTCTTAcaaaaaacagttaaatataGAATAATATATTTATTATAAACCCATACCAATGGTTGATAAAATTCAATTACTAGAGGTGATGACAATTTTTTTGCTGCATGATTGTTCTTTAAATAAATGCTCAATTTAATGACAACAAGTATAGAAggtctggagggaaaaaaagcaaaaaccctTCCCTGTGCTACCACAAACTGACTTTGGAAATGTATTAAATTAAAATGGAACAACAGTATAAAATGATTATTAAAGCTATGGATTACTGGCCCACCACCAGGCACAGTGATTACAGTGAAATATATGAAATTAGGCTCTTCATAAGCCTGTTATCGAAGTCTGTGAAAATTATTATTCCTACATTTTCTCCAGGGGTGGTGAGGTGAGAAGCCCCCATGAACATTTAGGATCCCTAAAAAAAGGAGAGATGATCACCTCATGATAGTGTACATTCATAGTGTACGCTTGGTCCTAATATTGCACAACTGTAAACACTTCATTCTGCCGTTTTGATGCTTCACTGTTAAGactaaaacatatttttggCTCAACTTGTTATAAAAAGAAGGCACAGTAGGTTACTTTGGCTGCATGAACTGTGTTTTCATAGATTGCTCCACATGGCCAAAATGCCAGTGGCCTATTCTCAGCAGTGTACTGGTcccatttcacattttctctctctttaacaGTTCATTGTAGTctatacatgtttttttctgctgtttgcctCTCACCTCAACTCTCAAAAGGCATCCGTACATACAATTTCAGCCCCACggcctgacacacactcacacgcacacacacacatcactatATACACTCGCACACACGCATCAAATATTTGATTGCACAATTGCACTGTAAATCTCTTgaagcctctcctctcctctcctctcctctcctctcctctcctctcctctcctctcgtctcctgGGCTTTGGGAACTGTAATTATTCCACTGTCACAGATTTGGCCAAGTTTCTGGGACAATCAACctagaaaaaaagagaaagcgaTTTGTTACTGTCATGGATATGTGATCAGTCATTCACAACTTTTTGATACTTCTCAGTTCTTTACATGATATTAGCATTGATTTTCTACTGCACTGTATTAGTGCAGCCCTTGAGGTcatattaaaaagtaaaaagagagTAACAGTGCATAACTATATAATCTATGCAATGACTGGAGAAGGGTGTGCAGTAGATATTATGTAAATGATAAATGAGAAACTACCCAGACACACAGCAGGTTTGTAATCTAATCAATAACCATATTGAAAGTATGTGTGCGCTGCAGGTATTTGAATACCAAATTTTTTAACGTACAAAGAATTGAAGGGATTTCACATTGCTATGAGGAAACACATTTGTTCCTACTTACATTTATGATTAGCGTGACTTTAACATGTCTATAAAAACTGAATGGATGTCTTTCACTGAACTTCTTCTCAGAGTATCTGTACCTTCCCACTTCCCCTCAGTGTTGGTTGTGATGAATTTAGAGAACTGAATATAATCTCACGTGGCTGACAAATATTTATGAAGCTATTCATAAattgggcttttttttaattcagtattTATATATGAACTGATGGGAAAAGATTTCACAGAAAGACATAAGTACCATAATTGTTATGTTTTTCTCTGATTCTCAAGGTCTAGTCATTAATCAAATTTtcatgcttattttttttttccaggcatcAACTGAAAATAACCTGTTAGATAATAATAAAGTGTGTCGCACATGGAAGCGACAGAGGCTGGGTCGGACGAACCACTTACATCATATCCTCGCAGCACGGCCAAGTGGAacgacagcagctgcagaggaatgaCGCTGAGGATGCCCTGCAGACAGTCCACAATGTGGGGCAGCGCGACGCTCTGGTAGGCGTTCTTGGTCACCTCGTCGTCATCCTGGCTGCAGATGATGATGGGTCGGCCCTGatgcagagaggtggagagagcgAGATCAGAAACATCAAGTTAAGTTCAGTTAATTCATTTTCGCTACTCTCTGATTATATCATCTGTAGAGAAGTGTATTTTTAGGCGCCGAGGCCTGCGGGACTGTTTGTTTACAGGGACTTACTGATCTGGCAGTGACTTGTTGAAGAGCATTCTGGCACTTAATGTAGCAGGCATCTCTCATGATCACCATGATAACGGGCATTTCTCGATCTATGAGCGCCAGAGGGCCGTGTTTCAGCTCTCCCGCCAGGATGCCCTCCGAGTGCATGTACGTGATCTCCTTAATTTTCTGCATAAGATTGAGAATAGAGTGGACACACCAGTGTGAAAAATTAAGAACTCAAACATAAAGTGCACACAATATTACAGCTGTTACAACATCCAACCCATTAGTGATTAGAGAAATGAACTGCAGTTTGGAAAGATTTTAAACTTACCAGCGCCCCCTCGAGGCAGGTGGCGTAGTTGAACCCTCGGCCCATAACGAGAAGGGACCTCTGCTGATACAGCTCATTGGCAATGTCCTTGATTTTGTCATCCAGGGACAAAACTTTCTTGATATGTTCTAGGAGGTAAAAGAAGGATCGGGCCGGCGTCACACAGTGAGTGTATCAGTGAATATTTGCCCTTTTCCCCTGCTTGACGCCCTCTGAGCTGCCTGGCTGATCCTGCCTGTAGCACTGGATCATTGAAGATGCTCCCCCACGCTGGGCTGGGGTGTGAACCTGCTTGTTAGTGTTTATCGGAGAACTCACCGGGAAGCATCTTGAGGTCGTTGATGATCTCCAGTCTTCTCTGCCGAAGGGAGATTCTGTCCTCACTCATCATCAGGGCAAACATGATGAGAGCCACGAACTGACTGGTATAAGCCTGGATGACACACGGGACAAACACTTATGTAACTCCAAGAATGGAAGAACAGTAATCTTGCTGGAAATGAGCAGCAAACTTGAGACGTTTCCACAGTATGGACCATACCTTGGTGCTGGCCACTCCGATCTCAGGCCCGGCATTGATGTGGACGCCACAGTCGGTCTCTCTGCAGATGGAGCTGCCCACCGTGTTGGTAATCCCCACTGTGAGCGCGCCCCGGCTCTTACAGTAGCGCAGAGCCATTAAAGTGTCTGCTGTCTCTCCtgagggagaaaaataaaacacatgagaTACAGCAGATGAGGAAAACTTCCATTGTCTTTGgagtgaggggggaaaaaatggtgTGTCGACAGACTGCATGCTGTGTGCTGTTATCACCTGACTGGCTGATAAAGAAACACACGTCGTCTCTGAAAACGGGCGTGTTGCGGTCCAGGAAATCGCTGGCCAGCTCCACCATGACCGGCAGTTctgtcagctcctccaggaTCTGTCTGGTCTGAGGGAAAGTAAATAAAGGCAGCTGTGTCACGGTCACGCTCCACCCAGACAGTGCAGTCACATCTCGGTTTTATATGCCGGTATTGTTTTTCCACAAACTACAACGTCATCCAGCCTACACCGGGTTAAAAATAAAGCTTGGTAGCACGACTCACAGCGACTGCAGCATGGAAACTTGTGCCACAACCGATCATGATCAGCCGTCTGCAGCGTTTGATCTCTTTCAGGTGGTCCTTCAGCCCTCCAAGCACCACTGAGGAAATAAACGTCAAGACAGATAAAAGCGTTAATAATTGTCATCAATAATATACATTCCATGGTGATTGCTTTGATATTCTGATATAAGTTTTCATTTAccttcacatttattttaagGGTCTTAAACTGTAGTGACATTGAGCTGAAACGCCTCACGCAAGatttcagttcagctcagcATCAGGATGAACTACAACCTCAAATCCTGGACTTTACTGACTGTGTGAAGGGAGGACTAATGGCAGAGCTGTGGCACTGGATCACACTAGAGTTCACCTTGTGGTATTTATTACCACTCTTCCGTACATCAAGAATATCCCTAGTTTGAGGCCTTCATGCGTGGAAGTACTGTGGTTTCCTCCCCCGGAGCAAAAACATGTATGGGGTTAACTGGTGAGTCTAAACGTCCCACATGTGCGATTGTCTCCATGTAATCGTccctctgtttgtcctgtgacggACCTGCAGACCTGTTCAAACCTcaacctgccttcacccacaggcGGCTGGGACCGACAAACTCCCAACAATCTGCAGTTAGTACGGCTGTATATCCattctgtatttctgttgtatTCACCCAGGGCTGCATGGCGCTGCAGCTTATCGTAGCTGACACTTGGCAAATCGCTGGGTTCACAGACAGGTTGCCAGGATATTACAAATGATCAGGAATCATCTACCTGATAGGACAGCAACATATTTTCTACTGTTAAAGGCAGTAAAGATTGTGAAGTAAATGATCACCTGTGTTAGTGTCAAAACAAATGCGGCCTCTCATCGTGTTGACAACCGACTCGGGCTGCTCAAAGATCTCCTTCTGCATGAAGGCTTCGAAATTTCCTGAAATACAGAAACAGCACATATGCACAAACTTCTCATCATGGGTGTGAAACATAAAACATGGAGTTACTGCAATGtggaaaattaaaacaaataaaaactgtttttctgaatctgccagcagagggcgagCAAGTACAGCAGGTATCTGTTGGTTGAGCAACTGGAggctttattttctcctcctgcaTGCATCAGATCCATTTAATGAAGCATGAATCTTGTCTAAACTGATCACCCCTCTTACCCTTCATGATCTGCTGCATCTCCATCTGCAGGGTCTGAATAGCTCGGACTGGATCGTCTCCGGCCTTCCGTTTCATTCTGAGGATTGAGAGTTTCCCCTCTTTCACCACCGCAATGTCATCGTCCTCCAGGTACAACACCTTGTTGGTGTGCTCGATGATGGCACTGTGGATGGATACAGACAGATCGGCTGAAATAATGACAGAATCCGTTTGATGTATTCAATTCTAGCTTCTTTTGGAATCACTGTTATTGTAACAACAGAGAAGGAAGATATTGGTGACATTGAAAATATGTCGAATGTCATTTAATCATAAAATCTTACACTTTGTCTATTACAGATAACGTC harbors:
- the gfpt2 gene encoding glutamine--fructose-6-phosphate aminotransferase [isomerizing] 2 gives rise to the protein MCGIFAYLNYRVPRTRKEIFETLVKGLLRLEYRGYDSAGIAVDGPNKSTTDINGNKICMIKKTGKVKALDEELYKKDSLDLDEELNTHFGIAHTRWATHGEPSALNCHPQRSDKDNEFVVIHNGIITNYKELKKYLMTKGYEFESETDTEVIPKLIKYVYDERESNSVSFSTLVERVIQQLEGAFALVFKSRHFPGEAVSTRRGSPLLIGVRSEHKLSTEQIPVQYNSVHKGGVQEKNSHNRSGCSSTIDSVGDGRAVEYYFASDASAIIEHTNKVLYLEDDDIAVVKEGKLSILRMKRKAGDDPVRAIQTLQMEMQQIMKGNFEAFMQKEIFEQPESVVNTMRGRICFDTNTVVLGGLKDHLKEIKRCRRLIMIGCGTSFHAAVATRQILEELTELPVMVELASDFLDRNTPVFRDDVCFFISQSGETADTLMALRYCKSRGALTVGITNTVGSSICRETDCGVHINAGPEIGVASTKAYTSQFVALIMFALMMSEDRISLRQRRLEIINDLKMLPEHIKKVLSLDDKIKDIANELYQQRSLLVMGRGFNYATCLEGALKIKEITYMHSEGILAGELKHGPLALIDREMPVIMVIMRDACYIKCQNALQQVTARSGRPIIICSQDDDEVTKNAYQSVALPHIVDCLQGILSVIPLQLLSFHLAVLRGYDVDCPRNLAKSVTVE